CGCCTCCGGGCCAGCAGCATCTCCGGCGTAGGCCAGGCGATCGAGCCGGGAGATGCGGCTCCGCAGGGGCGGATGCGTGGCCAGGAGGTTGGCGAGAGGATCTTCGCGCTCGTTGAGTTTGGACACGCGCGGATCGACGATGAACAGATGGGCGGCGCCATTCGTCGCCACGCGCGTCGGCGCGGCTTGGCTCTCCAGCTTGCGAAGCGCGCTGGCGAGGGCGGCCGGGTTGCGCGTGAGTTCGGCCGCAGAACGATCCGCCTCGTACTCGCGCGTGCGAGACACCGCCAGCGCGGCGATCCGGGCCACCAGGGGCGCCAGGACGGCGCCGAGGATCATCGCGACGACCACCAGCAACCCGCCGCCGCGGCGCCTTCCCGCCGACCGCCCCGTGAAGCGCATCGACCGCAGGGTCATGTCCGACAGGAGCGCGACCGCGCCCAGCAGGACGCTCACCAGCGTCATGGTGCGGATGTCCAGGTTGCGGATGTGGCCCAGTTCGTGCGCCACGACGGCCATGGTCTCCTCGCGGTCGAGGAGCCTCAGGAGGCCCTCGGTGACGGCGATCGAGGCGTGCTCGGGCGAACGCCCGGTGGCGAACGCATTGGGGTCGTCGTCCGGCAGGACGTAGAGCCTGGGAGGCGGCAGTCCGGCGGCGACACAGACTTCCTCGACCAGGTTCTGGAACTGCTTCTCTTCGAGATTGCCGGGATCCAGGGGCCTGGCCCGTGTGGCGCCGAGCACCAGGCGATCGCCGTGGAAGTAGCCCGTGAAGGCGGCCCCCAGGCTGAACACCAGGGAAACCCCGGTGGCGGCAAGCGTCGGCATGGTGCCGGGCGCGAGCCCGATCTCCCAGGCCAGGTACAGGTCCACGAGATACCCCAGGCCCGCGAACACGGCCACGAGCCCGCCGATCAGCAGGATCGTCAGGTAGCGATTGCGGCGCTGCTGCGCGTAGAGGTCCACGTCATTTCAACGAGAGGTCGACCCGGGGCGCGGTCTGGAGAGCGGCGGAATCGACCTCGAAGTGCTCGGCTTCCTGGAAGCCCAGGGCGCCGGCCACCAGGTTCGCCGGGAAGCTCTGCTGCGCCGTGTTGAACTTCATCACCAGGTCGTTGTAGAACTGCCGGGCGAAGGCCACGCGATTCTCGGTCGACGTGAGCTCTTCCTGGAGTTGGAGCACGTTCTGGTTGCTCTTGAGGTCGGGGTAATTCTCGACCACCGCGAGCAAGTTGCCGAGGGACCGGGAGAGGGCGTTCTCGGCCGCGGCCGTGGCCTTGACGCCCTTGGCGTCCAGTGCCGCTGCGCGGGCCTGGATCACGCGATCCAGAGTTTCCCGCTCGTACTCCATGAAGCCCTTGACCGTGTCGACGAGGTTGGGGATCAAGTCGTGGCGCCGCTTGAGCTGGATGTCGATCTGGTGCCACGCGTTCTTGACCTGGTTGCGCAGCGCGACGAGGCTGTTGAACGTCGCGATGGCGAACAGGGCCAGGATTATCGCCAGTCCCGGCAGGAGCCATTGCTGCAGGTCCATCGTGGTCTCCTTTCCGGGAACGCTGGCTTACTGGGCCAGCGTGAAATGCCAGGTAATGTTGAGCTCCTGATCGATCTCCACGACGTGGTTGGCGCCGGCGTGATGCACCATGGTGCGGCCGGTGGGCAGGCGCCAGGCGACGACCGGGGTGAGCATCTGCATGCCGAAGCGGCCCTTGCGGCCCAGCAGGTGCGGCTCGCCGCCGTATTGCCAGAAGATCTGCTTGTCGGGGGTCACCTCGATGACGCGATGGTTCTGGGTGTCGCAGATCAAGGTGTTGCCACTCTCCAGCCGGCATGCGTGCTCGGGGTGGAACAGCTGGTTGGGCCCCTTGCCGTTGTTGCCCATCTGGCCGTACTGCCAGACCGGCATCCCGCGCTCGTCCACCTCCATCACCACGTGGGCACCCCAGTCGACGATGAGCGCGTTGCCCCGCGGCAACTTGGCGGCGTACACCGGCGCGACCAGATTCTCCTTGCGCCAGACGCTCTCCTGCGCCGAGTTGACCTCGACGATGCGCCGGTTGCCGAAATCGGCGATGAGGATGGTTCCGCCCGGGGTGCGCTCGGCGCCGCGAGGCTGCGAGAGGTGCTTGAGCGTGGAACCTTCTTCCCCGCGCTTCCCGAACTGCCAAACGATCGCGTTGTCGCGCACTTCCACGACGCGGTGGTGACCCGTGTCTGCCACCAGGGTGTTGCCGTTGGCCAGGCGCGCGCCGTAGTGCGGATGCTCGATGCGGTTGCGCTCTCCGCCGACAAGGCCCGTGAACTGCCACGCGACGTTCATCTTGCGATCGACCTCGATTAGCTTGCTGCGCACGCGATCGACGATGAGGAAGGTGGCGGGCAGGTTGACGGGCAGATCCTGGGCGCCCGAAACCGGGGCCGCGACGCCGGCGTCCCGGGGAGCGGGCGCGACGCCCGCGGACTCCCAGGCCCCCGCCATGGCCTCTCGCGTCCCGGCGCCGAAGTGGTACTCCCAGAGGATCTTGATGTCGGCGTCGACCTCGATGGCGCCGGTGCGCCCGGCGATCAGCGTCTTGCCTTCGGCACCGCGATACACGACCAGCGGATCGCGCACGGCGGTGCCGCCCTTGGCGGCACCCGGCCGGTAGTGCCACTGGATGTTCTTCATCGGGTCGACCTCGAGCACGCGCTGGTTGCCGGTATCGGCGACGAGCAGGCCGCCCGACTCCAGGCGAATGGCCGCGGCAGGCTCGGAGAGCTGGTTGGCGCCGCTGCCCTGGCCTCCGCCCAGCCGATTCGAATGGTTGCCGTACTGCCAGACGATCTCTCC
The DNA window shown above is from Candidatus Tanganyikabacteria bacterium and carries:
- a CDS encoding M48 family metallopeptidase, whose amino-acid sequence is MDLYAQQRRNRYLTILLIGGLVAVFAGLGYLVDLYLAWEIGLAPGTMPTLAATGVSLVFSLGAAFTGYFHGDRLVLGATRARPLDPGNLEEKQFQNLVEEVCVAAGLPPPRLYVLPDDDPNAFATGRSPEHASIAVTEGLLRLLDREETMAVVAHELGHIRNLDIRTMTLVSVLLGAVALLSDMTLRSMRFTGRSAGRRRGGGLLVVVAMILGAVLAPLVARIAALAVSRTREYEADRSAAELTRNPAALASALRKLESQAAPTRVATNGAAHLFIVDPRVSKLNEREDPLANLLATHPPLRSRISRLDRLAYAGDAAGPEARPARGFKRAKTL
- a CDS encoding LemA family protein, translating into MDLQQWLLPGLAIILALFAIATFNSLVALRNQVKNAWHQIDIQLKRRHDLIPNLVDTVKGFMEYERETLDRVIQARAAALDAKGVKATAAAENALSRSLGNLLAVVENYPDLKSNQNVLQLQEELTSTENRVAFARQFYNDLVMKFNTAQQSFPANLVAGALGFQEAEHFEVDSAALQTAPRVDLSLK
- a CDS encoding PQQ-binding-like beta-propeller repeat protein yields the protein MPIPPSVRPTQQPAKGPESTRPKPAVKDYPTTSDSWVGPGGQRLLLVDAIRRQVFEVNREKREVWAYRNVVPGGATYLANGNILVVDMGGNKVLEVDPKTGQPVWTFGGDADRARQLRAPRAATRLSNGNTLVVDTGNHRVVEVTAAGEIAWSYGELGRAGCAHGSLFKPQGAFRERRGNTVIADTGNHRIIEVNEGGEIVWQYGNHSNRLGGGQGSGANQLSEPAAAIRLESGGLLVADTGNQRVLEVDPMKNIQWHYRPGAAKGGTAVRDPLVVYRGAEGKTLIAGRTGAIEVDADIKILWEYHFGAGTREAMAGAWESAGVAPAPRDAGVAAPVSGAQDLPVNLPATFLIVDRVRSKLIEVDRKMNVAWQFTGLVGGERNRIEHPHYGARLANGNTLVADTGHHRVVEVRDNAIVWQFGKRGEEGSTLKHLSQPRGAERTPGGTILIADFGNRRIVEVNSAQESVWRKENLVAPVYAAKLPRGNALIVDWGAHVVMEVDERGMPVWQYGQMGNNGKGPNQLFHPEHACRLESGNTLICDTQNHRVIEVTPDKQIFWQYGGEPHLLGRKGRFGMQMLTPVVAWRLPTGRTMVHHAGANHVVEIDQELNITWHFTLAQ